One stretch of Podospora bellae-mahoneyi strain CBS 112042 chromosome 2, whole genome shotgun sequence DNA includes these proteins:
- the GRR1 gene encoding SCF ubiquitin ligase complex subunit (EggNog:ENOG503NYMA; BUSCO:EOG09260GOF; COG:S), whose translation MTLAAMRQRASLDIIADRGAIISNHAPSSTVAEPAAAAPAPDQLTRQQQQSAQPELIDLAVDAQDDARSTSSSSSPAPGGDNEESDFFLGANDSQSSLGVPNLQDMQVNDEDCLPPINRLPNEILIAIFAKLNSLSDVFHVMLTCRRWARNAVDILWHRPSCTTWDKHVQICNTLSSEAPAFPYREFIKRLNLACLHDTVSDGSVVPLASCTRVERLTLTNCGKITDTGLIPLITNNDHLLALDVSNDSQITEASIYAIAQYCKRLQGLNISGCHKVSPESMITLAENCRFLKRLKLNDCQQLTNQAVLAFAEHCPNILEIDLHQCKLIGNEPVTALIEKGQALRELRLANCEMIDDSAFLSLPNRTFENLRILDLTSCDNLTDRAVQKIIEVAPRLRNLVFAKCRQLTDEALYAIAGLGKNLHFLHLGHCHQITDEAVKKLVAECNRIRYIDLGCCTHLTDDSVMKLATLPKLKRIGLVKCAQITDASVIALANANRRARLRKDAHGNVIPNEYVSMSHSSLERVHLSYCTNLTLKGILRLLKCCPRLTHLSLTGVAAFLRDDLEVFSREPPQGFTQHQRDVFCVFSGQGVVNLRKYLNQEQTFADLGLGESAGGVNGAGRDTPTGEVIQANNGDADETEVDVVDDDPEDDDMADAAPPNPTHQQPPPPPPLAPTVHPFNYVGGHPPYLPQSVPLQNGHMAPQHPSTLHHGLSIDHDVVTLSAQQAQVAGPSPSPSTDSPGQVMGTTIVNPPARMDRDGPGNPQDSA comes from the exons ATGACTTTAGCAGCCATGAGACAGCGCGCGTCCCTCGATATCATCGCCGACAGAGGCGCAATCATTTCCAACCACGCCCCGAGCAGCACCGTCGCcgagccagcagcagcagcaccagcacccgaCCAGCTCacccgacaacaacaacagtccGCCCAGCCTGAACTCATCGACCTTGCCGTTGACGCACAAGACGATGCCCGCTCCACTTCATCCAGCAGCTCGCCAGCGCCCGGCGGTGACAATGAGGAATCCGATTTCTTCCTCGGCGCAAATGATTCACAGTCCTCTCTCGGCGTACCAAATCTCCAGGACATGCAGGTCAACGATGAGGACTGCCTTCCGCCCATCAACCGGCTGCCAAACGAGATCTTGATCGCCATCTTTGCCAAGCTCAACAGTCTATCTGATGTCTTCCACGTCATGTTGACATGTAGGAGATGGGCTCGCAATGCGGTTGACATTTTGTGGCATCGTCCATCGTGCACGACATGGGACAAGCACGTTCAGATTTGCAACACTCTCAGCTCAGAGGCTCCGGCCTTTCCCTACAGGGAGTTCATCAAGCGCCTCAACCTTGCGTGTCTGCACGACACCGTCAGTGATGGCAGTGTTGTTCCTCTTGCCTCGTGCACCCGTGTCGAACGCCTCACCCTCACAAACTGCGGCAAGATTACCGACACTGGCCTCATCCCATTGATCACTAACAATGATCACTTGTTGGCACTTGATGTTTCCAACGACAGCCAAATTACGGAGGCTTCAATTTATGCTATTGCCCAGTACTGCAAGCGACTCCAGGGTCTCAACATCAGTGGATGCCACAAGGTCTCTCCAGAGAGCATGATTACTCTTGCCGAGAACTGCAGGTTTTTGAAGAGG CTCAAATTGAATGACTGCCAACAACTGACCAACCAAGCCGTCCTTGCCTTTGCCGAGCACTGTCCCAACATTCTCGAGATTGATCTCCACCAATGCAAGTTGATTGGCAACGAGCCTGTTACAGCACTTATTGAGAAGGGACAGGCTCTCCGTGAACTTCGACTGGCCAACTGCGAGATGATTGACGACAGTGCTTTCTTATCGTTGCCGAACAGGACGTTTGAGAACCTGCGCATCCTGGATCTGACATCTTGTGACAACTTGACGGATCGGGCCGTGCAAAAGATTATTGAAGTCGCGCCTCGACTCCGGAACCTGGTCTTTGCCAAGTGCCGCCAGCTCACAGACGAAGCTCTGTATGCCATTGCTGGTCTGGGGAAGAACCTGCATTTCCTCCATTTGGGTCATTGCCACCAGATCACGGACGAGGCCGTTAAGAAGCTTGTTGCCGAGTGCAATCGCATTCGCTATATTGATCTTGGTTGCTGCACCCACCTGACGGACGACTCGGTGATGAAGCTGGCCACCTTGCCCAAGTTGAAGAGAATTGGTCTCGTCAAATGTGCCCAGATCACAGATGCAAGTGTTATCGCTCTTGCGAATGCCAACAGGCGAGCACGCTTACGAAAGGACGCGCATGGAAATGTCATCCCCAACGAGTATGTCAGCATGAGCCACAGCAGCTTGGAACGCGTTCATCTGAGCTACTGCACAAATCTTACTTTGAAG GGAATCTTGCGGCTGCTTAAGTGCTGTCCGCGACTCACCCATCTCAGTCTCACAGGCGTGGCTGCCTTCTTGAGAGATGACTTGGAGGTATTTTCTCGTGAGCCTCCTCAAG GGTTtacccaacaccaacgcgATGTCTTTTGCGTGTTCTCAGGTCAAGGCGTTGTCAACCTCCGCAAATATCTGAACCAGGAGCAGACATTTGCCGACCTTGGACTTGGAGAATCAGCCGGCGGTGTTAACGGGGCTGGCCGAGACACTCCAACCGGCGAGGTCATTCAGGCCAACAATGGCGATGCCGACGAGACGGAGGTCGATGTCGTGGACGACGACCCGGAGGATGACGATATGGCCGATGCTGCTCCACctaacccaacccatcaacaaccaccgcctcccccgccgctCGCTCCAACAGTTCATCCTTTTAACTATGTAGGGGGCCACCCGCCTTACCTACCCCAGTCGGTTCCGTTACAAAACGGTCACATGGCACCCCAACATCCTTCAACCCTTCACCACGGCCTATCAATAGACCACGACGTTGTGACATTGTctgctcaacaagctcaagtTGCTGGACCGAGCCCCTCGCCATCCACTGACTCTCCTGGCCAAGTTATGGGCACGACGATAGTTAATCCGCCAGCGAGAATGGACCGCGACGGACCTGGTAACCCTCAAGATTCGGCTTAG
- a CDS encoding hypothetical protein (EggNog:ENOG503Q4X6; COG:I; BUSCO:EOG09264B74), with protein sequence MLRQPLLRQAARTVARPSSTNPSLRPHIQRRTLLSKRSFRQTGTRAVENLNLRNIAQSSADYHRNKQIFLSCGIVAGIVSFIYVSYRIVLEIKKNPIQADADPSNPLSDPNAPNRKIIVHDENRNEIVPTGHTVVPSFPRTISLPSFTGPLDATEPVQPGTITTAAAPETEYTLVGLGTRTVTFIGISVYVVGFYIATADIAALQSALVKKVNPIATTLVPGERDQLRNELLDPAEGAKLWDELLSHNIPARTAFRVIPVRDTDFHHLRDGFVNAIKTRGPELSGKGVDDEAFGEAMKQFRAVFNRGKVPKAKELILARDDKGHLSIAFDGGKKSGGRQLIGVVPDERVSRALWLNYLAGKQVASEPARKSIVEGIMEFVERPVGTVASMVVPLAR encoded by the coding sequence ATGCTCCGGcagcccctcctccggcagGCAGCCCGCACCGTAGCCcggccctcctccaccaacccctccctcagaCCTCACATCCAGCGCcgaaccctcctctccaagcgCTCCTTCCGCCAAACCGGCACCCGCGCCGTCGAGAACCTCAACCTTCGCAACATCGCCCAGTCCTCAGCTGATTACCACCGCAACAAGCAAATCTTCCTCTCCTGCGGTATCGTCGCCGGCATCGTCTCCTTCATCTACGTCTCCTACCGCATTGTCCTCGAGATCAAGAAAAACCCAATACAAGCCGACGCCgacccatccaaccccctctccgaCCCCAACGCCCCCAACAGGAAAATAATCGTCCACGATGAAAACAGGAATGAAATCGTGCCCACAGGCCACACCGTCGTCCCTAGCTTTCCGCGGACAATCTCGTTGCCTTCTTTTACCGGACCGTTAGATGCTACTGAGCCTGTTCAACCTGGGACAATCACCaccgctgctgccccagAGACGGAGTATACCCTTGTTGGTCTGGGAACCAGAACAGTCACCTTCATCGGGATTTCCGTCTACGTGGTAGGCTTTTACATCGCAACCGCAGACATTGCAGCTTTGCAATCCGCCCTTGTCAAAAAGGTCAACCCTATTGCTACCACCCTCGTCCCTGGAGAGCGGGATCAGTTGAGGAATGAACTCCTCGACCCAGCCGAAGGCGCCAAGTTATGGGATGAGCTCTTGTCTCACAACATTCCCGCCCGTACCGCCTTCCGCGTCATCCCCGTTCGCGACACTGACTTCCACCACTTGCGGGATGGGTTCGTCAACGCCATCAAGACTCGCGGACCAGAATTATccgggaagggggtggatgatgaggcgTTTGGGGAGGCGATGAAGCAGTTTAGGGCTGTGTTCAACAGAGGCAAGGTACCAAAGGCCAAGGAGTTGATTTTGGCCAGAGATGACAAGGGCCATCTCAGTATCGCCTTTGATGGGGGCAAGAAGTCTGGTGGCAGGCAGTTGATTGGGGTTGTGCCGGATGAGAGGGTTTCGAGGGCGTTGTGGTTGAACTATCTGGCTGGTAAGCAGGTTGCTAGTGAGCCGGCGAGGAAGAGTATTGTTGAGGGTATCATGGAGTTTGTAGAAAGGCCGGTGGGGACAGTTGCTAGTATGGTCGTGCCGCTCGCTAGGTGA
- the TTR1 gene encoding Glutaredoxin (EggNog:ENOG503P6QI; COG:O): protein MSFFFRRFFSSATSPATMDAAQKKAQQLIDDNAVMVFSKSYCPYCNNTKRLLDSYDAKYKAIELNQEDDGDDIQAALAKITGQRTVPNIFINKQHIGGNSDLEAVASKGKDGKKLEELLKEAGAL from the exons atgtccttcttctttcgccgattcttctcctcagcaacctcaccagcaaccaTGGACGCCGCCCAGAAGAAAGCCCAGCAGTTGATCGATGACAATGCTGTCA TGGTCTTTAGCAAGTCCTACTGCCCCTActgcaacaacaccaagcgcCTCCTCGACTCCTACGACGCCAAGTACAAGGCCATCGAGCTCAACCAGGAGGACGACGGCGATGACATCCAGGCCGCGCTCGCCAAGATCACCGGCCAGAGGACGGTGCCAAACATTTTCATCAACAAGCAGCACATTGGTGGCAACAGCGATCTCGAGGCCGTGGCcagcaagggcaaggacggcaagaagcttgaggagttgttgaaggaggCTGGTGCTCTCTAA
- a CDS encoding hypothetical protein (EggNog:ENOG503P29T; COG:S), translated as MRRYGFSSRPSLSPFSSSLGHGGVPNVTDEDFSYITSQDLQDQGVDVPSRSYAPPSQYYDVYSSSAPSQAYLRNKPEDDVMLVKYQGITYPEHFPAYCIGDGKLLVSDVRERVRMIMDLTDRQAKRVKLYYKGRRLRDADAPVREYGVKNNSEVLMVLDDSGQASSEDSNEELVVVGRNKYEGQVIRNGREKSHRYAPSSPRTSRRDGFGGRSPRETTSSFGSFDIPADDGRGYRRAKSRVRTQSPSGSALSTASAPNLPSISPPPMGKPGGPIQRLNNLALHFETTLLPLCIDFMARPPPDAGEREKEHRKISETIMQQVILKLDEVDTSTEDGARARRKELVKYVQDILKLVDDVKAKGRV; from the coding sequence ATGCGTCGCTACGGTTTCTCCAGTCGCCCAAGCCTCTCTCCTTTTAGCTCCAgcctcggccatggcggcgtCCCCAACGTCACCGACGAAGACTTCAGCTACATCACCTCGCAGGATCTTCAGGACCAAGGCGTAGACGTCCCTAGCCGTTCCTATGCCCCTCCATCACAGTACTACGACGTctactcctcctctgccccgTCCCAGGCTTACTTGCGTAACAAGCCTGAAGACGATGTTATGCTGGTCAAGTACCAGGGCATCACCTACCCGGAGCACTTTCCCGCCTACTGCATCGGCGACGGAAAATTGCTTGTCAGCGATGTGCGGGAGCGTGTGCGGATGATCATGGACCTCACAGACCGCCAGGCAAAGCGTGTCAAGCTCTACTACAAGGGACGCCGGCTGAGAGATGCCGACGCTCCTGTAAGGGAATATGGTGTCAAGAACAACAGCGAGGTCCTTATGGTCTTGGATGATTCAGGTCAGGCAAGCAGCGAGGACAGCAATGAGGAGTTGGTTGTTGTCGGCCGCAACAAGTACGAAGGCCAGGTGATCAGGAATGGGCGCGAGAAGAGTCACCGATATgccccttcctcgccgagGACAAGCCGGAGGGATGGCTTCGGGGGACGCAGCCCTCGGGAGACCACATCATCTTTCGGCAGCTTCGATATTCCGGCCGATGATGGCAGAGGCTACAGACGGGCCAAGTCCAGGGTTCGGACTCAGTCTCCCTCGGGATCGGCCCTGTCCACTGCCAGCGCCCCCAACCTTCCTTCTATTTCACCTCCCCCTATGGGCAAGCCTGGTGGTCCTATTCAGCGACTTaacaacctcgcccttcACTTTGAAACGACACTTCTTCCCTTGTGCATCGACTTTATGGCACGGCCACCCCCGGACGCcggggaaagagaaaaggagcACAGGAAGATTTCAGAGACGATTATGCAGCAGGTGATTCTCAAGCTCGACGAGGTCGATACCTCGACAGAAGATGGAGCCAGAGCTAGAAGAAAGGAGTTGGTCAAGTATGTCCAGGACATCTTAAAGCtcgttgatgatgtcaaGGCGAAGGGAAGGGTATAA
- the RPL16A gene encoding 60S ribosomal protein L16A (EggNog:ENOG503NUWA; COG:J), protein MSSFESVVVIDGKGHLLGRLASIVAKQLLNGQQIVVVRCEALNISGEFFRAKLKYHAYLRKMTRYNPTRGGPFHFRAPSRIFYKAVRGMIPHKTARGAAALERLKVFEGVPPPYDKKKKMVVPQALRVLRLQPGRKYCTVGRLSHEVGWKYQDVVARLEERRKAKGAAYYERKKLAARQLSEAKKTAKVDSKTTEALAAFGY, encoded by the exons ATGTCGTCCTTCGAGTCTGTG GTCGTGATCGATGGCAAGGGCCATCTGCTTGGTCGTCTTGCCAGCATCGTCGCCAAGCAGCTCCTCAACGGCCAGCAGATCGTTGTTGTCCGCTGCGAGGCTCTCAACATCTCTGGCGAGTTCTTCCGCGCCAAGC TCAAGTACCATGCCTACCTTCGCAAGATGACCCGGTACAACCCTACCCGCGGTG GCCCCTTCCACTTCCGCGCTCCCTCCCGCATCTTCTACAAGGCCGTCCGTGGCATGATTCCCCACAAGACCGCCCGCGGTGCCGCTGCCCTTGAGCGCCTCAAGGTCTTCGAGGGTGTTCCCCCTCCCtatgacaagaagaagaagatggtcgTTCCCCAGGCCCTCCGTGTCCTCAGACTCCAGCCTGGCCGCAAGTACTGCACCGTTGGCCGTCTCAGCCACGAGGTTGGCTGGAAGTACCAGGACGTTGTTGCCAG ACTCGAGGAGAGACGCAAGGCGAAGGGCGCTGCCTACTACGAGCGCAAGAAGCTCGCCGCCAGACAGCTTTCCGAGGCGAAGAAGACCGCCAAGGTCGACTCCAAGACGACGGAGGCCCTTGCTGCCTTCGGTTACTAG
- a CDS encoding hypothetical protein (EggNog:ENOG503Q415; COG:I) encodes MFTAAAGTVLSLLAGRTMAETVHGVVVFTRHGDRTTKHYGAQTLTNLGTTQNFQIGSDYRARYIESGSPHQILNISEFNYVPSQIYASAPNQGILLNTATAFLQGLYPPLADLNPSIATQTLNNGSESTSPLNGYQYITLQGIPPNSPDAIWIKGDDNCPAVTQASQSFESSPEFTTKLTSTREFYQSLFPVLKSVYDITSPEDLSYASAYDIYDLINVARLHNSSFSISPSQLFQLRTLADSAEFAYNFNASQPERSIHARTLSSAILTQLNKTVALEGALKFSLLAGSYDAFLAFFGLAGLTEVSESFYGLPDYASTMAFELYSPETRTSFPEEKDLWVRFLFRNGTAGELDSWPLFGTGRESLSWGEFTREMKGRAIGSAEEWCSACGSSDGFCATYTGVAAEMFTRGGMSNAVAGAVGAAVTLVVLGIVGLVAFLFVRRRRSGGSVVVMADEKGSVRSGSTGAGKL; translated from the exons ATGTTCACTGCTGCAGCTGGTACTGTGCTGAGCCTGTTGGCGGGTAGAACCATGGCGGAGACGGTCCATGGAGTTGTTGTCTTCACCCGTCACGGAGATA GAACAACGAAACACTACGGCGCccaaaccctcaccaacctcgggACCACCCAAAACTTTCAAATCGGCAGCGACTACCGCGCCCGCTACATCGAATCCGGCTCCCCTCACCAaatcctcaacatctccGAATTCAACTACGTCCCCTCCCAAATCTACGCCTCCGCTCCAAATCAaggcatcctcctcaacaccgccaccgccttcctccaGGGCCTCTACCCACCCCTTGCCGACCTCAACCCCTCAATCGCAACccaaaccctcaacaacggAAGCgaatccacctcccccttaAACGGCTACCAATACATCACCCTCCAAGgcatcccccccaactcccccgaCGCAATCTGGATCAAAGGCGACGACAACTGCCCAGCCGTCACCCAAGCCAGCCAATCCTTCGAATCCAGCCCCGaattcaccaccaaactcacCTCCACCCGGGAATTCTACCAAAGCCTCTTTCCCGTCTTAAAATCGGTGTATGATATCACCTCCCCAGAAGATCTAAGCTACGCCTCCGCCTACGACATCTACGACCTCATCAACGTCGCCCGGCTGCACAactcctccttttccatctccccctcccaactcttCCAACTCCGCACCCTGGCCGACAGCGCAGAGTTTGCATACAATTTCAATGCCTCGCAGCCTGAGCGGTCGATCCATGCCCGGACCCTATCGTCTGCCATCCTGACGCAGCTGAACAAAACTGTTGCCTTGGAGGGCGCGCTCAAGTTTTCTCTGTTGGCGGGGAGCTACGATGCGTTTCTTGCGTTTTTTGGACTTGCCGGGCTGACGGAGGTAAGTGAGAGTTTTTATGGGTTGCCTGATTATGCGTCTACGATGGCTTTTGAGCTCTATTCCCCTGAGACGAGGACTTCTTtcccggaggagaaggatctTTGGGTGAGGTTTTTGTTTAGGAATGGGACTGCTGGGGAGTTGGATTCGTGGCCGCTGTTTGGGACCGGGAGGGAGAGTCTCTCTTGGGGGGAGTTTACtagggagatgaaggggagggctATTGGGAGTGCGGAGGAGTGGTGCTCTGCTTGTGGGAGCAGCGATGGGTTTTGCGCGACGTATactggtgttgctgctgagaTGTTCACCAGAGGGGGCATGTCGaatgctgttgctggggctGTTGGCGCGGCGGTTACGCTTGTGGTGTTGGGAattgtggggttggtggcgtTTTTGTTTGTGAGGAGACGGAGATCGGGCgggagtgtggtggtgatggcggatgagaaggggagtGTGAGGAGTGGGAGTACGGGGGCTGGCAAGCTGTGA
- the RPT2 gene encoding ATPase of 26S proteasome regulatory subunit 4 (COG:O; EggNog:ENOG503NUR9): MLAHNWGLCTQVPGLPAIGQNCRLRSWLVQRAGPRCRVALPPGGLACKAIPNTAASFQLQLQHHKASSNGNQRHHSQPGTFTPSSSQTSKPSIPGQNQSGMGGGHDGKDDKDKKKEKHKHEPPPRPTTRIGRKKKRAGGASAAAKLPPVYPTSRCKLRLLRMQRVHDHLLLEEEYVENQERLRKAKAAKDNAAPAASEAEAADRNADERGRVDDMRGSPMGVGTLEEMIDDDHAIVSSTTGPEYYVSIMSFVDKDLLEPGASVLLHHKTVSIVGVLTDDADPIVSVMKLDKAPTESYADIGGLEQQIQEVRESVELPLLHPELYEEMGIKPPKGVILYGAPGTGKTLLAKAVANQTSATFLRIVGSELIQKYLGDGPRLVRQLFQVAAENAPSIVFIDEIDAIGTKRYDSTSGGEREVQRTMLELLNQLDGFDDRGDVKVIMATNKIESLDPALIRPGRIDRKILFENPDQNTKRKIFTLHTSKMSLNEDVDLEEFIAQKDDLSGADIKAICSEAGLMALRERRMRVQMADFRAARERVLRTKQEGEPEGLYL, encoded by the exons ATGTTGGCTCATAACTGGGGTCTGTGCACTCAGGTCCCAGGGCTGCCTGCCATTGGTCAAAATTGCAGGCTGCGTAGTTGGCTCGTGCAGAGGGCGGGACCCAGATGTCGCGTCGCTCTGCCGCCTGGTGGCCTGGCCTGCAAGGCGATTCCCAACACAGCTGCCAGCTTCCAGCTTCAACTCCAGCATCACAAAGCAAGCAGCAACGGGAATCAGCGACACCACTCGCAGCCCGGCACATTTACACCGTCATCGTCGCAGACTTCGAAACCGTCGATACCA GGTCAAAACCAGTCGGGTATGGGAGGTGGCCACGATGGCAAGGatgacaaggacaagaag AAGGAGAAGCACAAGCACGAACCTCCCCCGAGACCTACCACCCGCATCGGtcgcaagaagaagagagccgGCGGTGCCAGTGCCGCCGCCAAGTTACCGCCCGTCTACCCGACCAGTCGATGCAAGCTCAGGCTGTTGCGCATGCAGCGTGTTCACGACCATCTGTTGCTCGAGGAGGAATATGTCGAGAACCAAGAGCGCTTGCGCAAGGCGAAAGCCGCCAAGGACAATGCAGCTCCAGCTGCCTCGGAAGCCGAGGCTGCGGATCGCAATGCCGATGAACGTGGCCGTGTTGACGACATGCGTGGTAGCCCAATGGGAGTCGGAACCCTTGAAGAGATGATTGACGACGACCACGCCATTGTCAGCAGCACGACTGGACCAGAGTATTATGTAAGCATCATGAGTTTTGTTGACAAGGATCTATTGGAGCCCGGCGCCAGTGTCTTGCTTCACCATAAGACTGTGAGCATCGTCGGTGTTCTCACAGATGACGCGGATCCTATAGTCAGCGTCATGAAGCTCGACAAGGCGCCTACGGAGTCGTACGCGGATATCGGTGGTTTGGAGCAGCAAATCCAGGAGGTGCGGGAATCTGTAGAGTTGCCACTGCTCCATCCGGAGCTGTACGAGGAGATGGGTATCAAGCCTCCCAAGGGTGTCATTCTCTACGGTGCCCCCGGTACCGGAAAGACGTTACTGGCGAAGGCGGTTGCAAACCAGACTTCGGCCACTTTCCTGCGTATTGTTGGTAGCGAGTTGATTCAGAAGTATCTCGGTGACGGCCCCCGGTTGGTTCGCCAACTGTTCCAG GTTGCTGCCGAGAATGCCCCGTCAATCGTCTTCATCGATGAAATCGATGCTATCGGTACCAAGCGTTACGATTCGACTTCAGGTGGTGAGCGTGAAGTCCAAAGAACTATGCTGGAGCTTCTCAACCAGCTTGATGGTTTCGATGACCGCGGTGACGTCAAGGTGATCATGGCCACCAACAAGATCGAGTCTCTTGATCCCGCTCTGATCCGACCCGGACGTATCGACCGAAAGATCCTCTTTGAGAATCCCGACCAGAACACCAAGCGCAAGATTTTTACACTCCACACTAGCAAGATGTCACTTAATGAGGACGTCGATCTTGAGGAGTTTATCGCGCAGAAGGATGATCTGTCAGGTGCCGACATCAAGGCTATTTGCTCAGAGGCTGGTCTGATGGCTCTTCGGGAGCGCAGAATGCGGGTACAGATGGCCGACTTCCGCGCCGCTCGCGAGAGAGTGTTGCGGACGAAGCAGGAGGGTGAGCCCGAGGGGTTGTACTTGTAG
- the ubc1 gene encoding Ubiquitin-conjugating enzyme E2 1 (COG:O; EggNog:ENOG503NXRY) yields the protein MASTRERRISKELSDLQNDPNSGVSAQPVDNSLLHLKGIFPGPPDTPYAGGTFQVDILIPENYPFKSPVMKFDTKIWHPNVSSVTGAICLDTLGTGWSPVGTIKMALISLRMLLESPNPKDPQDAEVAKMMLEQPEAFAQKAHEWAVKYAGAPRRDTPVHNYQKVAPPPPRADDPARYQGYNKDLIDRFVHMGFDLDAVVEAFNYVGIDRNGGEDYVLEEAYMGDITARLLGEQ from the exons ATGGCCTCAACACGAGAGCGCCGAATCTCCAAGGAGCTCAGCGACCTCCAAAATGACCCCAACTCCGGCGTCAGCGCCCAACCGGTCGACAAcagcctccttcacctcaaGGGCATCTTCCCTGGACCCCCCGACACCCCCTACGCCGGCGGCACCTTTCAGGTCGACATCTTGATACCCGAAAACTACCCCTTCAAATCCCCAGTCATGAAGTTTGACACCAAAATCTGGCACCCAAACGTCAGCAGTGTGACG GGTGCCATCTGCCTCGACACCCTCGGCACAGGCTGGTCCCCAGTCGGCACCATCAAAATggccctcatctccctccgcATGCTCCTCgaatcccccaacccaaaggACCCGCAAGACGCCGAGGTGGCCAAGATGATGCTCGAGCAACCCGAGGCGTTTGCCCAAAAGGCGCACGAGTGGGCAGTCAAGTACGCCGGCGCGCCGAGGAGGGACACGCCTGTGCACAACTACCAAAAGGTTGCTCCGCCCCCGCCGAGGGCGGACGATCCGGCGAG GTACCAAGGCTACAACAAAGACCTCATCGACCGCTTCGTCCACATGGGCTTTGACCTTGACGCCGTGGTCGAGGCGTTCAACTATGTTGGTATTGATCGCAACGGGGGCGAGGACTAcgtgttggaggaggcttACATGGGGGATATCACTGCGCGGTTACTCGGTGAGCAGTGA